From Candidatus Bathyarchaeota archaeon, a single genomic window includes:
- a CDS encoding toll/interleukin-1 receptor domain-containing protein produces the protein MSYPEKDEWFMERIYNLLTLMGIEVLVSEHAKQAGDELWKKIQKDIDSSDCVLVLYTTNAQTSKWVRREINIAKTLGKVLIPVWEKHVDLPEPLRGEEKQWIEFKRQNPIDMLEEIGLNLKDRRSRTPHAYFLTKGSRYKPATRRLVLIPASGKAYWMGGETDELVAEGKIQFTCDSDVGKILGQHLTEGGWAFILGFNIVKRQPTLKELGFR, from the coding sequence ATGAGTTATCCTGAAAAAGACGAATGGTTCATGGAGAGGATCTACAATCTTCTAACCCTTATGGGAATTGAGGTTCTTGTATCAGAACATGCTAAACAAGCGGGTGACGAATTGTGGAAGAAAATCCAAAAAGACATTGACAGTTCTGACTGTGTTTTGGTGCTTTATACAACCAATGCACAAACGTCTAAATGGGTTCGTAGGGAGATTAATATAGCCAAAACACTAGGAAAAGTGCTGATTCCAGTTTGGGAGAAACATGTTGATCTTCCAGAGCCTCTAAGAGGAGAAGAAAAACAATGGATAGAGTTTAAAAGGCAAAATCCTATTGATATGTTGGAAGAAATAGGACTTAATTTGAAGGATAGACGCTCACGAACTCCTCACGCATATTTTCTAACTAAAGGAAGTCGTTATAAGCCTGCTACGAGACGGTTGGTTCTCATTCCTGCCAGTGGAAAAGCCTATTGGATGGGTGGAGAGACAGATGAATTGGTCGCAGAGGGAAAAATTCAATTCACATGCGATTCAGATGTTGGAAAAATTCTGGGTCAACATTTGACTGAGGGTGGATGGGCGTTCATTCTCGGTTTTAATATAGTTAAAAGACAGCCTACTCTAAAGGAGCTAGGGTTCAGATAA
- a CDS encoding proline racemase, whose amino-acid sequence MKIVRLVTTVDAHTAGENVRVITGGIPHILGETIVKKMEYCKKELDHLRTALMYEPRGYRAMFGCILTAPTTNDADLGILFMGAPGYLDMCGHALIGATTVVIETGIIKATEPTTIIKWDTCAGLITTMANFENERVQSVTFRGTPSFLYKSNVPIEVRRLGKILVDISFGGVFTAIVSAKDFGIKVIPDYSNRILDIGERVLNAINEQVEIKHPDHPHVETVGQVMITDDPVNPSANYRNAVVCCHESGRSKMAIDRSPCGTGTCARMAQLFSDGELKLNREFIHESIIGTLFRGKLVEEVHVGDYRAVVPEVTGTAYVTGIHQFVLDRDDPLKYGFLL is encoded by the coding sequence ATGAAAATTGTGCGTTTAGTAACAACTGTAGATGCTCATACAGCGGGTGAAAACGTCCGTGTGATAACCGGTGGTATTCCACATATACTGGGAGAAACGATTGTTAAAAAGATGGAATACTGCAAGAAGGAATTAGACCACTTAAGAACCGCGTTAATGTACGAGCCCCGAGGATACCGTGCAATGTTCGGCTGCATCTTAACTGCTCCCACGACGAATGACGCCGATTTGGGAATACTTTTCATGGGAGCACCCGGTTACTTGGATATGTGTGGCCATGCTCTGATTGGGGCAACAACGGTGGTGATAGAGACAGGAATTATCAAGGCTACTGAACCTACAACTATCATAAAGTGGGATACGTGTGCAGGGCTGATAACAACTATGGCCAACTTTGAAAATGAACGCGTCCAAAGCGTCACCTTCAGAGGCACTCCATCATTTCTCTACAAGTCCAATGTTCCCATAGAGGTACGTAGACTCGGCAAGATTCTCGTAGACATTTCGTTCGGGGGAGTTTTCACTGCAATAGTGAGTGCGAAGGACTTTGGAATAAAAGTAATTCCTGACTACTCAAATCGGATACTGGATATAGGAGAAAGAGTCTTGAATGCAATTAATGAGCAAGTTGAGATAAAACATCCGGATCACCCCCATGTTGAAACAGTGGGTCAAGTCATGATCACTGATGACCCAGTAAATCCTTCAGCTAACTACAGAAATGCTGTTGTATGTTGCCATGAATCCGGACGATCCAAAATGGCTATTGATCGATCTCCATGCGGTACTGGTACCTGTGCTAGGATGGCCCAACTATTCTCTGATGGAGAGCTCAAACTAAATCGGGAGTTTATCCATGAAAGCATTATTGGAACGTTATTTAGAGGAAAGTTGGTGGAGGAAGTCCACGTTGGAGATTATCGGGCAGTAGTCCCCGAAGTGACTGGAACCGCCTATGTTACCGGAATTCACCAATTTGTTTTGGATCGAGATGATCCATTGAAGTATGGATTCCTCCTTTAA